In Scophthalmus maximus strain ysfricsl-2021 chromosome 5, ASM2237912v1, whole genome shotgun sequence, a single window of DNA contains:
- the urod gene encoding uroporphyrinogen decarboxylase encodes MSKDDLILPKDFPQLLNDSFLRAARGEETDHVPVWCMRQAGRYLPEFRESRAGKDFFDTCRSPETCCELTLQPLRRFPFDAAIIFSDILVVPQALGMDVQMVPGKGPTFPEPLKEPEDLQRLRSKVDVAKELGYVFKAITLTRHKIKGKVPLIGFTGAPWTLMSYMIEGGGSSTHAKAKRWLYRHPEASHMLLRMLTDVIVEYLLGQVAAGAQALQVFESHAGILGPVEFREFSLPYLRDIGRLVKDRLKEAGQDVPMIVFAKDAHYALEDLSQCHYEVVGLDWTIDPRAARELTGGKVSLQGNMDPCALYAPKERISDIVKKMLEGFGTRGYIANLGHGLYPDMDPENVGAFVEAVHQHSKRMITQM; translated from the exons ATGAGCAAGGACGATTTAATACT CCCGAAGGACTTTCCTCAGCTCCTGAACGACTCATTCCTGCGAGCTGCGCGAGGAGAAGAAACTGACCATGTCCCCGTCTGGTGCATGAGACAGGCTGGAAGATATCTACCAG AGTTTCGAGAGTCCCGAGCGGGGAAGGACTTCTTTGACACATGTCGGTCCCCAGAGACCTGCTGTGAGCTCACTCTGCAG CCTCTGAGACGTTTTCCCTTCGATGCTGCCATCATCTTTTCCGACATCCTGGTCGTCCCACAG GCTCTGGGTATGGATGTCCAGATGGTCCCAGGGAAAGGTCCCACATTCCCGGAGCCCCTGAAGGAGCCCGAAGACCTGCAGCGACTGCGGTCCAAGGTGGACGTGGCCAAGGAGCTGGGCTACGTCTTCAAAGCCATCACGCTGACCCGACACAAGATCAAGGGCAAAGTGCCGCTCATTGGGTTCACTGGCGCTCCG TGGACGCTGATGTCCTACATGATAGAAGGCGGCGGCTCCAGCACCCACGCTAAGGCGAAGCGCTGGCTGTACCGACACCCCGAGGCCAGCCACATGCTGCTGAGGATGCTGACAGACGTGATCGTGGAGTATCTGCTGGGGCAGGTGGCGGCGGGAGCTCAG GCTCTTCAGGTGTTCGAGTCCCACGCTGGCATCCTGGGGCCCGTCGAGTTCAGAGAGTTCTCCCTGCCATACCTCCGAGACATCGGCCGCCTCGTCAAAGATCGACTGAAGGAGGCAGGACAGGATGTTCCCATG attGTGTTTGCGAAGGATGCTCACTACGCGCTGGAGGATCTGTCGCAGTGTCATTACGAGGTAGTCGGGCTGGACTGGACCATTGACCCACGAGCAGCtcg ggagcTCACAGGAGGGAAGGTCAGCCTGCAGGGAAACATGGACCCTTGTGCTCTCTACGCTCCGAAG gagCGCATTTCAGACATCGTGAAGAAGATGCTGGAGGGTTTCGGCACACGGGGCTACATCGCCAACCTGGGCCACGGCCTCTACCCCGACATGGACCCGGAGAACGTAGGAGCCTTCGTCGAAGCCGTTCACCAGCATTCCAAACGGATGATCACACAAATGTAA